One stretch of Prinia subflava isolate CZ2003 ecotype Zambia chromosome 7, Cam_Psub_1.2, whole genome shotgun sequence DNA includes these proteins:
- the RELL1 gene encoding RELT-like protein 1, with product MAPAATGGVPPTAPSLVPVTHWPRNSSALDQEVPWVLSSHGLQTTTLTTKVDGNDGKAEHLEYIAFALVPVFFIMGLLGILICHILKKKGYRCTTEAEEVEEEKIDEKIEMNETIHENSDTVGQIVNYIMKNEANADVLKAMVADSSVFEPESPLSPTSPESPVSLGTPLSPGVVPFRHSCKAHHFHTVGGVVEKDVCTRCSHKRWHLIKPAQKSKENRRSRIGEVTVLSVGRFRVTKVDHKSNSKERKSLMSVTGVESVNGEMPATPVKQDVSEAPATPVKQEMQERRSSE from the exons ATCAAGAGGTTCCGTGGGTTTTGTCAAGCCATGGCTTACAGACAACTACTTTGACAACTAAAGTGGATGGCAATGATGGCAAGGCTGAACACCTAGAGTATATTGCCTTTGCTTTGGTTCCTGTTTTCTTCATCATGGGTCTCTTGGGGATTCTTATCTGCCATATCCTTAAGAAAAAAGGATATCGTTGTACAACAGAAGCTGAAGaagtagaagaagaaaaaattgatGAAAAAATAG AAATGAATGAAACTATACATGAGAATAGTGACACTGTGGGACAAATTGTTAACTACATCATGAAAAATGAAG CAAATGCTGATGTGTTAAAGGCAATGGTAGCAGATAGCAGTGTCTTTGAACCTGAAAG CCCATTATCTCCTACCTCTCCTGAGAGTCCCGTGAGTCTGGGGACTCCTTTGTCGCCAGGCGTTGTTCCCTTCAGACACAGCTGCAAAGCCCATCACTTCCACACTGTCGGAGGAGTGGTGGAAAAGGATGTTTGTACTCGCTGCAGTCACAAACGATGGCACCTCATAAAGCCAGCTCAGAAATCTAAAGAGAACAGAAGAAGTCGTATCGGAGAAGTTACAGTCCTTTCTGTGGGAAG ATTTCGAGTCACAAAAGTGGATCACAAATCAAACTCCAAAGAACGGAAAAGCTTGATGTCTGTTACTGGTGTGGAGAGTGTGAATGGTGAGATGCCTGCCACGCCTGTGAAACAGGATGTCAGTGAGGCACCTGCCACACCTGTGAAACAGGAAAtgcaggagaggagaagctcaGAGTAA